The following are from one region of the Penaeus vannamei isolate JL-2024 chromosome 28, ASM4276789v1, whole genome shotgun sequence genome:
- the LOC113827512 gene encoding uncharacterized protein, whose translation MARERTQMWIWLAVLGVFIQSSQCLGWGSSSCSLKEDDLKKLEELCTKTAEVVNASVANLEQKLERVLTFVEQMKKHENAWIEETPTSNGSKGTVERDVSTQEAVLVPSVLTNTPTQVEVADVQGQESQNSSFRNMQTTRFDDDDDEDDDLQDEEDEGDQEVKKGECEAQVIDNHETIGMFYMTSFRHGHCANRHPITAPIRHCLGYCATRTYIEREAGIWSQGNRCSSCQVDKLETLKIPLACDDGFTFEKAFENVVSCRCQACKPVKE comes from the exons ATGGCTCGCGAAAGGACCCAGATGTGGATCTGGCTGGCGGTGCTTGGCGTGTTCATTCAGTCCTCTCAGTGTCTGGGTTGGggctcctcctcttgctctctcaaGGAAGATGACCTCAAGAAGCTGGAGGAACTCTGTACCAAG ACGGCCGAAGTGGTGAACGCCTCGGTGGCCAACCTCGAGCAGAAACTGGAGCGAGTCCTCACGTTCGTCGAGCAAATGAAGAAGCACGAGAACGCCTGGATCGAAGAAACCCCGACGTCCAATGGTTCAA AAGGGACCGTCGAGAGGGACGTCTCGACACAGGAAGCCGTCCTCGTGCCCTCGGTGCTGACGAATACCCCGACGCAAGTGGAGGTTGCTGACGTCCAGGGTCAGGAGAGCCAGAACAGCAGCTTCAGGAACATGCAGACCACTCGCtttgatgacgacgacgatgaagacgATGATCTGCAAGATGAGGAAGACGAGGGTGATCAGGAGGTtaagaaag GAGAATGCGAGGCTCAGGTCATCGACAACCACGAGACCATCGGCATGTTCTATATGACCTCCTTCCGCCACGGTCACTGCGCCAACAGACACCCGATCACTGCTCCTATTCGCCACTGCCTCGGCTACTGCGCGACCAGGACTTATATCG AACGGGAAGCAGGTATCTGGAGCCAAGGGAACCGCTGCAGCAGCTGTCAGGTGGACAAGCTGGAGACCCTCAAAATCCCTCTCGCTTGTGACGACGGCTTCACCTTCGAGAAAGCTTTCGAAAACGTCGTGAGTTGTCGCTGTCAGGCTTGCAAACCCGTGAAGGAGTGA